One window of the Oncorhynchus clarkii lewisi isolate Uvic-CL-2024 chromosome 19, UVic_Ocla_1.0, whole genome shotgun sequence genome contains the following:
- the LOC139374620 gene encoding neuronal acetylcholine receptor subunit beta-2-like — MTTNLWLFQEWNDYRLRWDPEKYEGIKKLRIPSQHIWLPDIVLYNNADGVYEVSFYCNAVVSNTGDIFWLPPAIYKSACAIEVQHFPFDQQNCTLKFRSWTYDHTEVDLILTSDFASRDDFTPSGEWDIVSLPARKNEDPDDITYLDITYDFVIKRKPLFYTINLIIPCVLITSLAILVFYLPSDCGEKMTLCISVLLALTVFLLLISKIVPPTSLAVPLIGKYLMFTMVLVTFSIVTSVCVLNVHHRSPSTHRMPDWVKRLFLLRLPAFLLMRRPGNSNVQEKVRRKHATTAAGNTTSGNPGNSRGGAKKRYSDIKLGGIQTDSDSFYVKEDSARKFGWKVGDVSGDGGVPEIRRRVAVQWDADLEEAVDGVRYIAEHMKTEDGDEGIIEDWKYVAMVIDRLFLWIFILVCVVGTLGLFMQPLFQSYNTPTADSNEYGDF, encoded by the exons ATGACCACCAACCTCTGGCTGTTCCAG gaGTGGAATGACTACAGACTGAGATGGGACCCAGAGAAATACGAAGGCATCAAAAAACTACGAATCCCATCTCAACACATCTGGCTTCCTGATATTGTTCTCTACAACAA TGCGGACGGGGTGTACGAGGTCTCCTTCTATTGCAACGCCGTGGTGTCCAACACAGGAGACATCTTCTGGCTCCCGCCTGCCATCTACAAGTCAGCCTGCGCCATCGAGGTCCAGCACTTCCCCTTCGACCAGCAG aACTGCACGCTCAAGTTCCGCTCGTGGACCTACGACCACACCGAAGTCGACCTCATCCTCACCAGCGACTTCGCCAGCCGGGACGACTTCACGCCGAGCGGCGAGTGGGACATCGTGTCGCTGCCCGCCCGCAAGAACGAAGACCCCGACGACATCACCTACCTGGACATCACCTACGACTTTGTCATCAAGAGGAAGCCTCTGTTCTACACCATCAACCTGATCATCCCCTGTGTCCTCATCACCTCTCTGGCCATCCTGGTGTTCTACCTGCCCTCTGACTGTGGGGAGAAGATGACCCTGTGTATCTCTGTCCTGCTGGCCCTCACTGTCTTCCTGCTGCTCATCTCTAAGATAGTACCGCCCACCTCTCTGGCTGTGCCTCTCATAG gtaaatACCTGATGTTCACTATGGTGTTGGTCACCTTCTCCATcgtgaccagtgtgtgtgtcctcaaCGTTCACCACCGCTCCCCGTCCACCCACCGCATGCCTGACTGGGTCAAACGCCTCTTCCTGCTCCGCCTCCCCGCCTTCCTCCTCATGAGACGACCCGGGAACAGTAACGTCCAGGAAAAAGTTAGACGGAAGCACGCCACTACCGCTGCCGGGAACACCACCTCCGGGAACCCTGGGAATTCCCGAGGCGGGGCGAAAAAGCGCTATTCCGACATCAAGCTGGGAGGAATCCAGACGGACTCTGACTCGTTCTATGTGAAGGAGGATTCGGCCCGGAAGTTTGGCTGGAAGGTGGGAGACGTGTCGGGGGACGGCGGTGTTCCGGAGATCAGGCGTCGCGTGGCGGTCCAGTGGGACGCTGACCTGGAGGAGGcggtggatggagtgaggtatATCGCTGAACACATGAAGACGGAGGACGGAGAtgaaggg ATCATAGAGGACTGGAAGTACGTAGCGATGGTAATTGACCGTCTGTTCCTGTGGATCTTTATCCTGGTGTGTGTGGTGGGAACCCTGGGTCTCTTCATGCAGCCCCTCTTCCAGAGCTACAACACTCCTACTGCAGACAGCAACGA GTATGGTGATTTCTGA